The genomic stretch AGTAGTGATAAATTCTTGTCTATCAGCATGTGGGCTGCTGAAATAACTGCTTTGCATTCTCTTAATGGCTGCAGCCCCCTGCGAGGGCTAAAACCCAACCAATCTCAGCCCAAGGCCACGACCTCTTGAGGCCAATGTCACTTGTTCCCAGCAGTGGCAGGTGTAAATCTTGTTGTCCTGGCCCAGCCTGCACTCAGGCTGCTGGGAGTGGGTACCTGGCTCCCTcgtggtgctgctccctgcctgtcacaggcactggggctgtgctgtgcagctgctgctggaattccTCCCTGGAGAGGTCATTCCTACAGATCAGGCACAGCAAGGGAATGGGGCTTGAATTTTCCCTCTGTGAAAACACCAAACCCCTGCCACGGAGAGCTCTGCCTTTGAGAGCCACCCCTCACCTGCACTGGCAGCAAATAAACCCCATCTCTGCCCTCCCAGGTACAGGCAGGCCACAGCAGAACCCCAGGAAACCCTTTCTGCAGAGGCAGTGCCCAGTTACCTGTGCATTCTGCACGCTGTCTTCACTCTGTGAGTCCAGCACTGAGGCAGCATTCACTGGTCCGAGCAGCCTGCGAGCCATCCTCTCCTCATAGGTCAGTCTCTGGGGGCACAGTGCACAGCAATTCCAGTCACAAGCCCATTCACTGTTTCAGATCAGCTTGTTAAGAGCACATTAATATGCCACAAGTTCACATTAATATGCCACAAGTTCAGGATGTTGTCAATGGAAGCAGGAGCTGACCACGTCTGGCCCAGAGGGTTTGCAGACTGTGATGCCAACTGAAGTCAGCCTCAATATATACAGCACTGAAATGCACAAAAGATTAAACTGCCTGTTCATCAAAGCCTCCCTAATGCCATCTGTGGCCTTCCActcctcctctttctctgcTGGGATTATTTATGGGTGGCTGATGGCATCATCCACAGAAGCCAGAGTAAGTCCCAGGGTACCTTTctgtcagggctgggaaagctTCCCAAGCCACTCAGCTGTGGAGCTGGAGGCATGATGGATGCTCCCAAAAAAGCCACAGCagaggcaggcacagccagaggggAGCACCTGCAAGCACTGGGGAGGCTTCTGCCAGCACATCTGCAGGGTGAAATGCTGGGCAGGAGGCAAGGAACCTTTCAGGCACGGCACAGTCAGTGCCTGCACTCTGGATGTGGCACACAGGGATAAAAATGAGCAGAGCTAAATCCAAGCTCTGTCAGTTGGGTTACTTTAGAGAAGCATGTTAGCACCACAACTCCTGACGCTTTGCTGCCCACAAAGGTTTGGATTTTGACACAAGGGTGAGCTCTGACTGAATTTCTGCTCTGTACAGATACACATGAgttggctgctggctggggaaaGCTTTGGGAGCCTTGAGGGACTTTTCTTTAGAAGAGAGCACAAGACCTTCAGCAAAACCTGTGAGAGCTGCCTATCCCTGAGGTCCTTACGTGTGTGTCAAGTGTGGCTGAGATTGGCCAGTTGGCTCAGGCTTGTTGGAGGACAAGGGGAGGAGGACACAGTGGTGATTGCATAAGACTTATTTTTAGCCTGGCTTCTTCCTATGGGAAGAAAAGCTGACTTGCTATGACAAGGTTTCCTACGGCACATAGGACATTCCTGTTTAGGGGCATATTCAGTCAGATTTGACCTATTTGCTTGCCcattcaatattttaaattacatataGGACACAAAACTGCTCTCACTGATGGTCATGAGGATACTCCTTTCTGCTTCAGGGGAAAGAAGATGGAAACTTTAAACACTGAGTTTTTACCAgtctgcctgcagccagcagaaagTCTCCCACATTAGAAACCTGCCTGCACTAGCTGCTACTGGTAGCAAATTTTCCCCCTGGATTTTGATTTATTGGTAAGGGGGATTCTGTTGTGAGCCTCTGCAGAATAAATAAGTACTGAGGCTAAGAGGCCTTCTTATAGGAGACAGGCTTTATGATAAAAGCTcatataatttctttcatttattgttgttcatataaaagaaaaaatttatcCCATTTGGTAGTGACCCCTAGAGTGAACTTTCAAATATTCCaatttttctaataattttgAGATATTTATTAACCTCAGTGTTGAAAACCAGGTTGTAGTCATGTCCATAGAACTGAGGCATTCTccttgaatttttaattttcattgatGTGATGTCCAACAGGATCCCCAGAAGAGAGTTCAAATGTGTGCCACAGCTCTAAACATGTTCCTTTCTCTTTCACATTGAAAGAATATTCTGGTCATAAATGGCTTTTGCTCTGGTGGGATGTGTCGAGGTTCTGAGTaaagggcagtgctgctcctgcatttccttctgcttttagCTCAGTTTGgaggctccagcccctggagcagcacctctgcagcctgcctgccctcccAGGAGCTCCTTAATCCCTTACCTGGTTGCCATTCTGCAGGAGGCTGTCCTTGCATCTCAGTTTCTTCTCCAGGTCCTGGATGAGGGCCTCCTTTGTTCCTCGAATTTCTTGGTCTGATGTCTTCTGCATAGAGTTGATGCTGGCTTGTTTGTTATACATGGGCTGTGAGTAACTACTCATACAGGAGGAGAAAACAAAGTTATTCCTGCAGGCCTGATGGATTATTTGCTTCACAGAATGCACAGAAAATGTGAGCCTGCCCCTGAGAACTGAGGCTCAGATGAACCCACAAAGCATGTAGGAGGAGAACAGGCCAAGTTGGGCAATTGAGTATCAAAACCTAAAGGGGAAGAAGCATCACGGTGCAGCCAAATCACTGAGTGTCCTCACAAcacagcatccctgcatcctgcAGTGTCCCTCCCAGGCTGACCCTGCCATCCACAGCCACGGATAcagccagctcccagggctgggtaCCACATCTGGTTCTGGAAGATGCCAGGAAAAGAGGGGCAGCCATCAGAACGGGCTGCAAAGGTCTGCTGGAGGTCACAGCACTCTGTGCTGACAGGCCTGACCTGGTCTGTGACCTGCACTGGGCTCTCCTGTGCTGCACTTGtgttcagaaattatttcaattccaaatcctcttcctcctgtggCTTGGGAATTGGTTCTGCTGGCTAGACTAGAGTAGGAGGGTTATAATTCCAGAATACTCCCAGCACTGCTTGGGCTTAATAACTTAATGTGAGTTATAAAACTTGAGTGATTTGCCCCAGAGATGAACACACCTCATGTCCCTGTTTGCTCATTAGTAGTGAGATTGGAAAAATAATCCCTCAACTCATTGCATGTTGTATTTAAGAGCAACTTATACAAAAATCATAGTGAGGCATCCAAGCCCTTTGCTATGGAAACAAACAGCCCCACACtacaaacccaaaccccagcagGGTCCCAAACCCTCCAGAGTCCTGCAGGACTTCAGGAAACTCTCCCCAGATAACCCAGCCCATCTTacctttcccttccctcagtGCCGTGATTcagaaaacagacagaaatattCTGATTTCCTGAATGCAAACTGACACTCAAACCTGGGTTTATATCCAAGTCAGCAGGACCCCCTGCCCCTATCAACTTTCCAATATCTCACTTTGTGTGTATTCTACCCTGACTTTCCCCAGGACCTCCAGCTGATATTGGCAGGAATACAAGTTAGTGAGAAGGCAAGGCCCAGCTCCCTTTGAGAGCTCACTGACCTTGGAAGATATTTGGATTGCAGCCCAAAGGCAAAATGATATAATACATATTTAGGAAAGAATTTATTCTTTGCTCTAAAGGGGTGAAATTTTCAAGGGGCTGCCTTTCTTTTGCATGCATGATTAATAAAAGGGGTTTTGTCGGCGAGTTTAGACCCACATCATGATGTGGAACATGAAAATATTGCTGAGACTTACTAGGACTCTCTAAGTTGTGTTGGGGATATCACTGTCTTTCCCTGttggaaagaaattaatttgagaTAGGTGCCTGTCTTCTGTTCTAAATAACCTTAAGAAATTTCTGTCAAATCCAACTAAACAACTCAAACCAGCTCCAGCAAACtcagccagcagcctgtgccatgCCCGTGGTGCAGTTTGACTCCCACGCGAGGGCGAGCACTCCTACCCTGACCTGcgcagctctgcctggcacagcgcagtcagtgggagctgtgcagggccacaGCTTTGCCAGGGCGTTGTTTTGGGGTGGGCAGCGCTGGGGCAGGCCGGGGGAAGCAGGCAGGGTTAGCAGCTGTGTGTACTTACGGAGCTTCCACGGGAGAAGGAGCCGGGCTGCTGTAGCCGGGCTGCGAGGGGAGCACGGAGCACAGGAAGGCTGCGGGGGATTGGTTAGGCATGGGCAGCAGCCTCTGGCCGGGTGATGAGCTAGCAGGAGACTGTGCAGATGCAGGAGTGATGGGATAGGTGGATTCCTTAGGGGCGCTACAGGAAGGCGAGGAGAGCGTGATTGAAGAGCTCAGCGATGACGAGGAGGAGAATTTCTGCCCGCTGGGGTTACGAGGCTGGATGAGGATGGAGGACTGTTTGATTTCTCTGCTTGGCTCTGTGGAGGCTGCTGCAGGTCCTGGAGGCTGCTGTTGCCCTTGGCACACGGTCTTAGACTGGATAAAGTGTTTTGGACGTTCGTAGTTAAACATGGTTGGTTGGCACATAGAGGAAACGGATGGGAGATTAGGGACACTCATAGGAGAGGTTTCACGGCTGTCCTGGGTTTTAGTTGGTGGTAACTGGCTTTGGATAGGTGGCTGGTAAAAGCTAGGTGACAGGCCACAAAAGttttcctggctgggctcctggATAGAATGGAACCCTTGCCTTGCAGAATAGAGGCTTTCTTGGAGTGGATTTTCCCTTAAGGAAGACAATACAGATAAAATAAATTGTACGTCACAAGCTGAATCACCAAAATGCTCTGTTCTGAGCAGCCACTAGCAATCCAAACACACTATGAAGTTAAAGTTCAACTAGATTAAAGCTTGAACttaaaataaagttatttaGGATTTATTAGAACTGTACCATGACTGTATGAGCATTTTGGGTCACAGAAACAAGCCACACAGTCTGCCTGCCTCAGGTGCAATGATCACCAGGCTTGTCTTATGTGCCAGAGCCCAGTAAATGCTAAAGGAAACAGCAATTGGTTACCACCTGCCTAAATCTATAGATAAACAGAGATACTACTGCTAAGCCAGGTAATTTCCCATGTATCATCTTAACTAAAGATCCCTGGATCCTGCTGCTTTGTGCCCTGTCAAAATGCTAAATGTACTATTTCCCAGAACCAGCTATCTCTGCCAAGAAATTCCTTGTACCATAGGGAAGCACAAAAGTTTCACTTTCAAGTCTAAAACGAAACTTTTGAAACCAAATCTGATTTCTTCTCTAATGGGTTTTGAATTCAGAGTTTTAATATCCAGCTGAGATTTGGGATTAGAATGCCAAGGACTTTGTGTCTCTGAGGTGATTTCCTGATATTTGCTATTAAGGCTGCTAATTGCCAGAAGGACATGAGCTGCAAGATAAGGTAGGGCaagctgagctgctcagagTCCTGATTTATTTTGCAGGTAGGTGCTTGATATCTAAAAACCCAGGCTTTCCATCAGCTCAAAACCTGGGAGAGTTTCATTTCGCAAGCTTTTTAAAATGGACAAATTACTCCAGCTCCaggatgaaaaaaataatccccCAAAATAAGCATAAAGccactaataaaaaaaaaaagaagaagaagaagaaaaaaaaggaatataaatCCCCACAGTTACATGTGCTGGAAAAAATTGTAATCTTGCCCCACTGAGATCAGCTGTTTCACTGCTATATATACACCCAGTGTATTGTATTCCTCTCGTTGGAGAGCCCAGAGAAGGGCTCCACGAGGTCATAAATTCCCATGGGGGGAGATAAGTGGAGACGTTGTTCGACATTAAGGACTCAAGGCTTTCATTTCCTGCAGGTAATCATCAATATTAGTTGTGAATTAGCTGTAAGTAAACAGAGGCCTTATAGTAAAAATTCCCTAACTTTTCCCGTGTCATACTCTTGGAATTTGAAGCTGGCTCAAACTTCTGGAGCATGTCCACACTATGTCCCCATTCACTAGTGCAGAAAACTCGTTCAGTCTTGTCTTTATCCCGTTTTTATATCACTACCAGTGCACGGATTTGTGCGTTCACTGTACCACAGGCTGTGGACAGCAACCAGCGTTTGCTCCGTTTTTTTTTTAGAACGCTGCCCTTAACCAAGCTCTGGTGTGCAGCGTCACTTCTCACAGCAAGGGATAAGCCATGTTTTCCTCAAATCGTTCCACCTTGatttgggagggaaaaaaaataaatcccaagaGATATTCGACCTTACAAGGTAAAAACAGTAAGTAATAACAGGGACAGTTTTCCTGCTGAAACTCAAACCCGTGTTTTGGCTGTGTTGCTGCCCACGTTCCCGGTGACACCGCCGCACCGTCCAGGTGCGGTTCCACCTTAGCGCTCCCAGCAGTCCCTCTCGCCACCTCCCTGGCCAGCCTCCGAGTGGAAAGTGACGTGGAGAAAAGCCCAACAAGCGCCTTACCTACCGCCTAGGAGCTGCCACCTGGGCCGAGGCCGGTATTTTGGGAAGGACGGTCATTCACTGTCATAGCCGCCCTCTGCGCGGCGGGACGAGCCCGGAGGCTTTAATGTGCTGCCAGCGGTGACACCGCGGGCCCGGCCTGTCCCCGGCCCCCGCCAATGTCACAATAAGAGTCTCCTTACACAGCCGGGGACCGGGCAAGGACCGGGGCTTGGGCAGGTGCCCGCGGGCAGCGGATCCGCGACGGCGGCGCTGGCGCTGCCCGGCTCCGAGCCCcggctgcggctgctgctgctgctgctctggaccGGCTCTGtcccggctctgcctctgctctgcccccGCTCTGTCCCGGTTCTTCCCGGCCGGCACGGCTCTGTCCCGGCTCTGACCCTGCTCCACCGCGGTTCTGTCCCTACTCTGTCTCCGTTCTATCCTggccagcctggctctgtccctgctgtgtcccggctctgtcccgtctctgtccctgctctgccccggCCAGCCCGACTCTGTCCCTGCTCTATCCCGGCTTTGTCCCGGCTCTGCTCCGGCCACCCCGGCTCTgtctgctctgtccctgctctatccctgctctgtccctgctccgtCCCGGCTCTatcccggctccatccctgctctgtccctgctctatcccggctctgtcccggctccatccctgctgtgtcccggctctgtcccggctccatccctgctctgtcccgGCTCTGTCCCTTCTCtatcccagccctgtccctgctctgtcccgGCCCCGAGGGGCAGCGGTCGCTGCTCAGCGCTGCCGGGAGCGTCCCTAGCTCAGCAGAAGGCACAGAACCGCAGAAATGGGCAGCTTTAGAACAGAAAAGCGGCTGTTCTGCCCATTGCACcgccagggagcagcagcaaggactGCCACAGTATGCTCGAAAGTCCCGGAATCCCACTCTGTCATCCCAAGGAAATtcttgtccagagaagctgtgactgaACCGCCActggtgttcaaggccaggttggatggggtccTGAACAGCCCGGTCTAGGGAAatgtgttcctgcccatggcagaatAAAGGTCATCtctaaggtcctttccagcccaaaccattctgtggctCTAAATTCCTTGTTTAATTCATTTACTAATTTGTAGCTAATTACCTCTGTAGTGCTAAAGCTCTGGTACCGATTTTAAGGCTGTGCACATAGCACACACCCTAGAGCCAGGTTCAAACGTGGATTAAATCCCCGCAGCCGCGGACCCGAGcgagccctccctccctccgtgcccagggcagctccgcCAGCCCCGGGGCCACCCAAACCCCGCTCACACCCGGTCAGGAGCGGCGGCACCGCTCGTGGATGTGTCCGAACAGCCATAAACTGAGTAACACAACCAGCCTTGTGGGAAGAATACGATAAAAATAcggaaatataaatattttgctatttgTGTTTGTTATTACACCTATTTTGCATCTATTTTGTTATTACAtctatttaatattttgctgtttgtgtttgttaTTACATCTGCACTTTTTCATCTGTTTAAATGGATGAAAAAAACGCAGCTGTGGTGTTTTCACCAGAACAGCAGCAGGTCCTGCTAGCAGGTTAGGTGATTCATATCCCTTTCATTACCAGCTTCAATGCCTAATTACATCTGAAACTGACATTATAGCGTTTTAAATATCTTAATTATACTTCGGCATAAGTATATGCCAAATATACTTTTGGCGTATAAATTTATTGCCTATTGTTTAAAACCACCCCAAGCCCGAAAGTTCCGCTGCGTGCGGGCTCTCAGCTGCTCGCATCTCCTTCTCTTGGGTCTGTCAGCACAGAGATCTTCGCGAGGTTGATCCACCTCTGGTGTTGGTGTTTAAACATCGTTTGTGAACGAAAACTACAGAGCAGGTGTTAATTGAGTGCTAATTTATATAAATTCCGCGCATGAAACTGATAAAGGGAGGGAATGCGTCCCTACTTGTCTGAGAGGTTGTTTGCTCgcaagtgaaaaagaaaaaaaaaaacaaaaaaccggaaaataatgaaaaagaggTGGTTTGCACAGAGAGGGGCGAGTACTTGAGGAAAGGTAGCCGGGTCACGATCACggccctgcaggcagctgtaAAGGGCAGGCTCCGTGCTCAGGCTCCCTGGCTTCCCACCAGCCTCAACTTAGCACTAAAATCAGCTGCGAGGCATCACTTCAAGGAGAGTTTTACACACTTACAAGAGTGGACACGGCCGGGACAGCTCGTGTGAAAGAGAAGGAACAGGAAACCGTGACATCCAGAAGGTAGGAGAAAAGGTGAGAGAACTGGAAGCTGAACTGCTGAAGGCAGAGGAATAAATCTCATCTCTGTGCCAAGTAACTCAATAGCACCGCGGCCAGCGCTGCGAGGTGTCAGAAATCAGATTTTCTGTCCTGCTTCAGTTTACTCTCTAAGAATGGTGCCCTGCTGCTTCTGATTGGGTTCTCTCTCCTCACTGCCTGAGTCATATAGCAAAAAATGTCTAGAAAAAGAGTTAAGGATCTTTTGCTTATTAATTAAGACACTTAAAAGCTGAATACTAAAATACCTGGCAGTATATTAGTGCCTGAAGCCTCTTCTTTGGCTTGGATTGAGTTTCTTTAATGAAGTTAGTAATCAGCAATGGTTTTATTCTGCTTCAAGGCTGTTGGGGACACTGCAAGCTGCAGGTGTAAAAGGCTCAGAAAGAAGTAGCTGGTAGTGACAGGCTTGAATTGCATTTTCTGGCTTTTGTAGAGTTCCTGTTGCTAGGCAATAATTGGGAGAATATGGGTACAAGGATTTCATTCATTTTACAGCTATTCCCAGTAATGGCTTTGTTCTGTCATCACTGCCTTTGTTGGTATCTGCCTTTGGTAATACAGTTGCAACCACACTCACTACATGAGGGAATTATATGCTAAATCTGACTAACAAGACAGTTATTTTACAGCCAGCCATTAGCCATGATTGCTGAGTTTGAGGTAGCAGCAACATTTACAATACTGAGTCACATTCATAATGATGTTTCAAAGCACCTGGCAGTGTGTCTGTGGGATTTAAAGGTATTTAAATTCTCATAGATGGGTATATCTAGAAATTTTAATAGTTTCTCGTTGTATTTTGAGATGTGTCCAAAGCCTGGACtagttaatatttttgtttacatatatatatatacacacacacatatgttACCTACATTCTAAAAAGCTATTACATAGCTGATTTTGGTGGCAAAGTAAATCCTTTTATGCATTAGGGTCTGCTTAGAGTCCCAGATGATTTTCCTGGAGCAAGCCGGGATTTCACAGAAGGGCTTGAAGCTAAACTGAGAGCTTCCTCTTAATGATCTGCATGCTGGTTATTGAAGAAAACTCATTTTTACTCAGTGATTTAGCAAAAAAGTAACTCTCCTGCATGGAGACATCTATACTGAAATATGATCTCTCCCATGCTAAAATTTGAAGGAGGCTGCTGAGAATTGTTAAAATAACTGGTTTAGTTAAAATGGCTGAGCACATCCAAAAATAATCTCTCATGCAGGGAATGGTGTGTGTCAGGGACAGCCTTTGCACAGCCTGTAACAggatccctgcagctgcaggctggcactCAGCTGGGGGAGCAGGCACACCTCTGCCCCCACacagctctccctgtccctgacaCACTGAGGTAATCCTCCTCTGCTGGGCTTGGATGGCTGAGCTGTCACCATTCCAGGCCATCATTACGTCTATAACCCCTGAGAAGCCCTCCAGAGATGGGGATGATGTCACCAATCCATGCTTTCCAACCTGATTTGCTTCTCTGGAGCAATCAAACGGGATAACTGGTAGTTCAGTAAGTGCACAGTGACTTGAGAGCTGCATTTGGGATGGAAATTGGATCAAGTCTTGTTATAAAATGGAATACTGATTTACTGGGGGAAGATCTCCATCTCCTGAGGGGGGAATGTCCTGCCCTGGCATGGGACAGTTTTCCTTCCATGCAGTGGGTCACTGGCTCAGTGCTTTTCCTCCACAGAGCGCTTTGCAAGTCCTGTCTGCACCATGCTTACAGGATCTCAGGTTTTATTGCTGTCTTCCAGAATAGGAAACAGAAACATGAGGTGATGCCACTTGGCCAAGGCCACCAAGGAAGGCACCTTGAGATTCCCCAGGTACTGTGATCTCTGCCTCATGCCCTGCTGTGGAGCCAAAGGTCTCCTAGAGGACGACTATTTGGAGTGATGCTTTTAGGTTACACACAGACATAACTCCTGCAAACAACTCCAGGCCCTCCCCTGATGCTTTAGGGGGTCACACCCTTGGTCAAGTGGGGCCTGGGCTGTgactgccaggctggtgctgcacaTTGTCATTGTCACCAGGCAAACAGCtcatgctgctgcctgtgcctggtcCCTGTCAGGCTCACTGGGGTGTGCAGCTGGGATCCCTGGGCATTCATGCCCCAAGTGCTAcacacagctggcccagggctgtgAATTTCTCCCTCTCTTACCTCAGAGGCGAAGCCCGAGGTGAGTTCTCGTAAGCCCCGTGGAGCTCCTCAGCCTGGCTCTTGGAGCTCTTCTGGCCcaggctggaggctgcagggcccagcccgGGGCTCTCGGGGCTGTaggagggcacagcagctgccccacgCTCCTTggcccctgcctggctgctcctggggaagcTGGGCCTCTTCATGGTGACCTGCACAGCTGGCCTGGGGGCAGCACTGCCAAAGCTgtccagctccttggctcctGCAAGTGGAATTGTCCCAGGTCAGGTGGGAGCAGTGATGGCTCACCAGGGCAGTGGAATTGTCCCCAGGTCAGGTGGGAGCAGTGGTGGCTCACCAGGGCAGTGGAATTGTCCCCAGGTCAGGTATGAGCAGTGGTGGCTCACCAGGGCAGTGGAATTGTCCCCAGGTCAGGCAGGGAGCAGTGGTGGCTCACCAGGGCAGTGGAATTGTCCCCAGGTCAGGTATGAGCAGTGGTGGCTcaccagggcagcagtgggatGGGAAGCTGGAATGTCTGAGCAGGAGGATGGGGCTCATTGTGCTCTGCACTGACTGAAACCTCCATGAGCCAAacctggctctggcagggctggggagctctgggcacatgccaggggctgtgctggttgcAGATGGCTTCCAGCACGAGCCAAACAGCTCAGGTGGAACCATAAACAAAGTATGGACACAGCCAATGTGTTGGCCAAGCTGGAATCCCTGGAGGGAGGAAGCTCAGGGATGAGAGTCCTCTGAGAGAGGGAACAGCAGCTCCACCTTGTCATCCTTGAGCCAGGAAGGAGGGGGACCAAAAGCACAAACACAGAACAATCTGCATCCAGCTCTAAGAGCTACCCAAGCAGAAtgctttttttggggggcaTTTCTCTTCTCTTGAGCCTACAAAATTGTTTGGGTCTGGCTTCTGCTTGGGAGATATCTGTGATTCTGCCTgatgctgggcagcagcacaaatCCTTTTGTGCTTAGCTGCTCAACACAGAAGACCATGTGCTTACCTGGGGAAACAGAGAGATGTGCACTGGATGCTGCAGACCCAAATTCATTTTCAGCTACACATTTAAATATTCCAGAGTCTTCTGGGAAAGCTTCTGTAATAACCAGGGTGCAGACTTCCTCTGAAATAAGAGATTCAGGCATGATATCGTAGCACAAGAGGCAAATGTTAacctgtgggagctgctctttACAGGACTCTACTTAGAGGTGGGGATTGGCACTAATAAAGTGCAAAAAATGATGTAGAGGGCATGGGAAGTCAAGGGGTTTAGAAGgagaaagattaaagaaaagTCTTCCTGTGACATTAATGAAACAAAGCATATTTTTGTGGTGtattggttttgattttttttagttggttatgtttgtttgttggtggttttgttttggttttgttttttttttttttttttcctaaattctgTCATTTCTTGCACAAGTTTAAAATATTATAGGTCAGAATGGTAGATATGCTTTCTCTTAGCACAAGGTATTCTTCGTTGGCTGAATGTAAAAGGATTGATACCTTTTTCCAAGTGTTGTGTAAAAAATCAGGGTGCTTGCAGCAAAAATAAGAATTTGAATGCTCTTGGCCTGACTGACTTTTGTCTTCTGGCTACCTTTGGacattgttattttattttggatgAGGTGGGAAATACTGAGTGTGGTGAGGAGTCTAACAAAAAATGCACAGTGTACTTACCAGGAACTGCTGATGAACAAGCCTCTGCTCAAGATAAGAGAGAAAGAACTTCAATTATTATAATGTCAgcatggaaaaaaccccaaacccttcaTGCCTCACTCccttccccacctcagctgtcACCCTGGTCACAAGGGAACCCTCTCCTTTCTGTCCATCACAAGGAATGGCATGTGCGTAGGGAAGGCTCAG from Melospiza georgiana isolate bMelGeo1 chromosome 15, bMelGeo1.pri, whole genome shotgun sequence encodes the following:
- the MYOT gene encoding myotilin; the encoded protein is MTVLPKIPASAQVAAPRRENPLQESLYSARQGFHSIQEPSQENFCGLSPSFYQPPIQSQLPPTKTQDSRETSPMSVPNLPSVSSMCQPTMFNYERPKHFIQSKTVCQGQQQPPGPAAASTEPSREIKQSSILIQPRNPSGQKFSSSSSLSSSITLSSPSCSAPKESTYPITPASAQSPASSSPGQRLLPMPNQSPAAFLCSVLPSQPGYSSPAPSPVEAPYSQPMYNKQASINSMQKTSDQEIRGTKEALIQDLEKKLRCKDSLLQNGNQRLTYEERMARRLLGPVNAASVLDSQSEDSVQNAQHQNAENIRLQVPTTHVRSRPSSRGDDRGHDSIQEKFFQPRFTQVPEDVVIEEGRFCRLDFKVSGLPTPDVMWYQNGRMVHQDQFHKMIVSEKGFHSFIFEAVKSADAGTYECVAVNRAGEASFTVKVEVIAKEHHTPPTFIFKPQSKKVFEGDTARLECQISAIPTPRIYWKRNNEMVQYNTDRISLLHDNTGRICLLIHNATKKDAGWYTVSAVNGAGVATCHARLEVATHTNKPLPAPKQLRVRPTFSKYLALNGRGLDVKQAFSPEGEFQRLAEQSGLYESDEL